A genome region from Hevea brasiliensis isolate MT/VB/25A 57/8 chromosome 9, ASM3005281v1, whole genome shotgun sequence includes the following:
- the LOC110635656 gene encoding protein DOWNY MILDEW RESISTANCE 6 — protein MDTKVLSSGIKYLTLPESYIRPESERPRLSEVLACEDVPVIDLGCEDRAQIVQQIGDACANFGFFQVINHGVSLEGVEKMIGVASDFFRLPVEEKLKVYSDDPSKTMRLSTSFNLHKEKVHNWRDYLRLHCYPLDQYVPEWPSNPPPFKEAVSNYCAEVRELGFRLQELISESLGLEKNYIKKALGEQGQHMAVNYYPPCPEPELTYGLPGHTDPNALTILLQDSQVAGLQVLRNGKWLAVDPHPNAFVINIGDQLQALSNGRYKSVWHRAVVNAEKARMSVASFLCPNDDALISPATQDEVGPIYRDFTYGEYYKKFWSRNLDQEHCLELFKN, from the exons ATGGATACGAAAGTTCTTTCCTCTGGAATCAAGTACTTAACCCTCCCGGAAAGTTACATCAGGCCGGAATCTGAACGTCCTCGGTTATCAGAAGTTTTAGCATGCGAGGACGTTCCGGTTATCGACTTGGGTTGTGAGGATAGAGCCCAAATTGTGCAGCAAATCGGTGATGCCTGTGCTAACTTCGGGTTTTTCCAG GTGATAAATCATGGAGTATCGCTGGAGGGTGTGGAGAAAATGATAGGAGTGGCCAGTGATTTCTTCAGGTTGCCTGTGGAGGAGAAGCTGAAGGTTTATTCTGATGACCCATCAAAGACAATGAGACTTTCTACAAGTTTTAATTTGCATAAGGAGAAGGTTCATAACTGGAGGGATTATCTCAGGCTCCATTGCTATCCTCTTGACCAGTATGTGCCTGAGTGGCCTTCAAATCCTCCTCCATTCAA GGAGGCTGTGAGTAATTACTGTGCAGAAGTTCGAGAACTTGGGTTTCGCTTACAAGAATTGATTTCAGAGAGCTTAGGGCTTGAAAAAAATTACATAAAGAAGGCATTGGGTGAACAAGGACAACACATGGCCGTGAACTATTACCCACCATGTCCAGAGCCAGAATTGACCTATGGATTACCAGGACATACGGACCCTAATGCCCTTACAATTTTGCTTCAAGACTCTCAAGTTGCTGGCCTTCAAGTTCTTAGAAATGGAAAATGGCTTGCTGTTGATCCTCATCCAAATGCTTTTGTCATTAACATTGGCGATCAATTACAg GCCCTGAGTAATGGGAGGTATAAAAGTGTATGGCATAGAGCCGTTGTTAATGCTGAAAAAGCTAGAATGTCAGTTGCTTCCTTCCTGTGCCCGAATGATGATGCTTTAATTAGCCCTGCAACACAAGATGAAGTTGGACCCATTTATAGGGATTTCACTTATGGTGAATATTATAAGAAGTTTTGGAGCAGGAACTTGGATCAAGAACATTGTTTGGAACTTTTCAAGAATTAA